One part of the Algibacter sp. L1A34 genome encodes these proteins:
- a CDS encoding CCC motif membrane protein, translating to MNYSKLPADPATLILGIVALVFGFAGCCCYGIFAIIPLIIAIIGLVSANKSLKEFANNPEAYTPQTRSNVSTGKVINIIAIVFNGIIVLIFIGALIFYGTMISSGFLDEFKNFEDFEDFETEEIYEYENDSIFSDTEYDDTEVIIDTIDVERLKDTFEEDQ from the coding sequence ATGAATTACAGTAAATTACCAGCCGATCCAGCTACACTAATTTTAGGAATTGTAGCACTCGTATTTGGCTTTGCTGGCTGTTGTTGCTATGGTATTTTCGCTATTATACCATTAATAATTGCAATTATTGGGTTAGTTAGCGCTAATAAAAGTTTAAAAGAATTCGCCAATAACCCGGAAGCCTACACACCACAAACACGAAGCAATGTATCTACAGGGAAAGTAATAAACATTATTGCTATTGTTTTTAACGGCATTATTGTCCTAATATTTATAGGTGCGTTAATATTTTACGGAACCATGATATCCTCAGGGTTTCTTGATGAATTTAAAAACTTCGAAGATTTTGAAGACTTTGAAACTGAAGAAATTTATGAATATGAAAACGATAGCATTTTCAGTGACACAGAATACGATGATACCGAAGTTATTATAGACACCATTGATGTTGAACGGCTTAAAGATACTTTTGAGGAAGACCAATAA
- a CDS encoding homogentisate 1,2-dioxygenase produces the protein MPFYHKLGSIPPKRHTQFRKPDGSLYAEQLFGTIGFDGMATNSYHEQRPTQVKAIKNQYSVAPKIALKNNIKSYRLRGFQVKPENDYLESRKTVLVNSDCAIILAAPKQSTQDYFYKNTDADELIFIHKGTGKLRTHLGNIDFKYGDYLIIPRGVIYKMDFDTEDNRLFIVESRRPIYTPKRYRNWFGQLLEHAPFCERDIRRPQELETHNKNGDFLIKVKKQDDIIEMVYASHPFDVVGYDGYNYPYALSIHDFEPITGRIHQPPPVHQTFETDAFVVCSFVPRLYDYHPQSIPAPYNHSNIDSDEVLYYVDGDFMSRNDIDQGHISLHPAGIPHGPHPGATERSIGKTKTNELAVMVDTFKPLMLTEEAMKIADENYYKSWLE, from the coding sequence ATGCCTTTTTATCATAAATTAGGAAGCATTCCTCCTAAACGACACACACAATTTAGAAAACCCGACGGCAGTTTATACGCCGAGCAACTCTTTGGTACCATTGGGTTCGATGGTATGGCAACTAATAGCTACCACGAGCAGCGACCAACGCAAGTAAAAGCAATAAAAAACCAATACAGCGTAGCTCCAAAAATTGCTTTAAAAAACAACATAAAATCGTATCGTCTAAGAGGTTTTCAAGTAAAACCAGAAAACGACTATTTAGAAAGCCGAAAAACGGTTTTAGTAAATAGCGATTGTGCTATTATTTTAGCCGCACCAAAACAATCCACACAAGATTATTTCTATAAAAACACCGATGCCGACGAGCTTATTTTTATCCATAAAGGCACCGGAAAATTACGCACGCACTTAGGAAACATAGATTTTAAATATGGAGATTACCTTATAATTCCGCGTGGTGTAATTTATAAAATGGATTTCGATACCGAAGATAATAGACTTTTTATAGTAGAATCGCGTCGTCCAATTTACACACCAAAACGCTATCGCAATTGGTTTGGGCAACTTTTGGAACACGCTCCATTTTGCGAGCGAGATATTCGCCGTCCACAAGAACTAGAAACCCATAACAAAAACGGCGACTTTTTAATAAAAGTAAAAAAACAAGATGATATTATAGAAATGGTTTACGCCTCGCATCCCTTTGATGTTGTAGGTTACGACGGCTACAACTATCCTTACGCCCTTTCCATTCACGATTTCGAACCCATAACCGGCCGCATACACCAACCACCTCCAGTGCACCAAACTTTCGAAACCGATGCCTTTGTGGTTTGTAGTTTCGTACCGCGTCTTTACGATTACCATCCGCAATCAATTCCGGCCCCATACAACCACAGTAACATCGATTCCGATGAAGTTCTATACTACGTTGATGGCGATTTTATGAGCCGTAATGATATCGATCAAGGTCATATTTCCTTGCATCCCGCAGGCATTCCTCACGGTCCACACCCGGGAGCAACCGAGCGCAGTATTGGCAAAACCAAAACTAACGAACTCGCTGTAATGGTCGATACTTTTAAACCACTTATGCTAACCGAGGAAGCCATGAAAATTGCCGACGAAAATTATTATAAGTCCTGGTTAGAATAA
- a CDS encoding TonB-dependent receptor plug domain-containing protein, protein MKFFYSIFFFFLIWASCAQNVKVLNKRTQEPIFGVAIYNVDKSKSEVTNFRGEASLSEFQDTEVIYFKHLSHVLKQTTKVEIGSLKKIFLESNTEGLQEIVISASKFEQSKRDIPQKIVSLNAENIQFTNPQTSADLLETTGQVYVQKSQMGGGSPMIRGFSTNRLLITVDGVRMNNAIFRGGNLQNVIAIDPFSVQNTEVTLGAGSVIYGSDAVGGVMSFYTRKPQLSYTDSLLIKSNIVARYASASNENTGHFDINLGYKKLAFVTSASYTNFGDLKMGKNGPDDYLRPEYVVTRSDGDVIEENSNPLQQKYSGYNQLNLMQKVRYEPLENLSFDLGLFYTTSSNIPRYDRLIRYRSGTLRSAEWNYGPQNWFMSNLQITKLSSNSNLYDKINATMAYQNFEESRMDRDFQSSIRSIREEAVDAYSFNLDLEKTINSKMQFFYGFEYVYNKVSSIGSEENIDTNILTSTVSRYPNGATWQSAAVYSSIKYKPNTKFVFQSGLRFNHVISKADFTENNVYLNLPFTTSKNEAGALTGTAGISWSPNNIIQWKLNASSAFRAPNIDDIGKVFDSEPGSVVVPNNNLRPEYAYGGELGLKLNFDDTVILDLNTYYTYLDNALVRRDYSLNGETEIMYDGELSNVQAIQNASKAWIYGFEVGLKYHISKQLKLTSQYNVIGGTEEDEGIEVPIRHVAPYFGNTHITWARNKLKLDAFANYNNELSYNQLAPSEIEKDYIYALDANGNPYSPAWHTFNLRGQYQIHKSTSVSASVENITNKRYKTYSSGIAAAGINVILALKYTL, encoded by the coding sequence ATGAAATTTTTTTATAGCATATTTTTCTTTTTTTTAATTTGGGCATCCTGTGCTCAAAATGTAAAGGTGCTTAATAAAAGAACCCAAGAGCCTATTTTTGGAGTTGCTATTTATAATGTCGATAAATCGAAATCGGAAGTTACTAATTTTAGAGGCGAAGCCTCGTTGAGTGAGTTTCAAGATACCGAAGTTATTTATTTTAAACACTTATCCCACGTTTTAAAGCAAACTACCAAAGTAGAGATTGGATCGTTAAAAAAAATATTTCTTGAATCGAATACCGAAGGACTTCAGGAAATTGTTATTTCAGCTTCAAAATTCGAACAAAGCAAAAGAGATATTCCGCAAAAAATAGTAAGTCTAAACGCGGAAAATATACAATTTACCAACCCACAAACTAGTGCAGATTTATTAGAAACCACGGGGCAAGTTTATGTGCAAAAAAGCCAAATGGGAGGAGGTAGCCCAATGATTCGAGGATTTTCAACCAATAGATTATTAATTACCGTTGATGGTGTACGTATGAACAACGCTATTTTTAGAGGCGGAAATCTTCAAAATGTAATTGCAATAGATCCTTTTTCAGTACAAAACACAGAAGTAACTCTAGGCGCAGGATCGGTAATTTATGGAAGTGATGCTGTTGGTGGTGTTATGAGTTTTTATACCCGAAAACCTCAATTATCTTACACCGATTCCCTTTTAATTAAATCGAATATTGTTGCACGATACGCCTCCGCAAGTAATGAAAATACAGGGCATTTCGATATTAATTTGGGTTATAAAAAACTAGCATTTGTTACCAGTGCCAGTTATACCAATTTTGGAGATTTAAAAATGGGTAAAAACGGCCCAGACGATTATTTAAGGCCAGAATATGTTGTAACAAGGAGTGATGGCGATGTTATTGAAGAAAACTCGAATCCATTACAGCAAAAGTATTCGGGTTACAATCAATTAAATTTAATGCAAAAAGTTAGGTATGAACCTTTGGAGAATTTAAGTTTCGATTTAGGTTTGTTTTACACCACATCGTCTAATATTCCAAGATACGATCGTTTAATTCGATATAGAAGTGGCACTTTACGCTCTGCAGAATGGAATTATGGACCGCAAAATTGGTTTATGTCTAATTTGCAGATTACTAAATTGAGTAGTAACTCTAATCTTTACGATAAAATAAATGCGACAATGGCGTATCAAAATTTTGAAGAAAGTAGAATGGATCGCGATTTTCAATCATCCATCAGGAGCATTCGGGAAGAAGCTGTAGACGCTTACTCATTCAATTTAGATTTAGAAAAAACTATAAACTCTAAAATGCAATTCTTTTACGGTTTCGAGTATGTTTATAATAAAGTATCATCAATTGGTTCCGAAGAAAACATAGATACAAACATATTAACATCAACAGTTTCTCGCTATCCCAATGGTGCTACTTGGCAATCTGCTGCGGTTTATTCTAGTATAAAATATAAACCAAATACCAAGTTTGTATTTCAATCTGGGTTGCGTTTTAATCATGTTATTTCTAAAGCAGATTTCACCGAAAACAATGTGTATTTAAATTTACCTTTTACAACTTCTAAAAATGAAGCTGGTGCGCTTACAGGCACAGCAGGAATAAGCTGGTCGCCAAATAATATCATACAATGGAAGCTTAATGCGTCTTCGGCCTTTAGAGCACCAAATATTGACGATATTGGTAAGGTTTTCGATTCCGAACCTGGTTCGGTGGTAGTTCCAAACAATAATTTAAGACCCGAATACGCTTATGGTGGTGAACTCGGTTTAAAATTGAATTTCGACGACACAGTTATTTTAGATTTAAACACCTATTATACGTATTTAGATAATGCTTTGGTGCGCCGAGATTATAGTTTAAATGGTGAAACCGAAATTATGTACGATGGCGAATTAAGTAACGTACAAGCCATTCAGAATGCATCAAAAGCATGGATTTATGGTTTTGAAGTTGGATTGAAATACCATATATCAAAACAGTTAAAACTAACTTCGCAATATAACGTTATTGGTGGCACAGAAGAAGATGAAGGTATTGAAGTTCCAATTAGGCATGTTGCTCCATATTTTGGAAATACGCACATTACGTGGGCTAGAAACAAGTTGAAACTAGATGCTTTTGCTAATTATAATAACGAATTATCGTATAATCAATTAGCGCCTTCAGAAATTGAAAAAGATTATATATATGCTCTGGATGCTAACGGAAACCCTTATTCTCCGGCTTGGCACACATTTAATTTAAGAGGCCAATACCAAATACATAAATCTACATCGGTTTCGGCAAGTGTAGAGAATATAACCAACAAACGCTACAAAACCTATTCTTCTGGAATTGCAGCGGCTGGAATAAATGTTATTTTAGCATTAAAGTATACTTTGTAA
- a CDS encoding cupin-like domain-containing protein, which yields MTPNTKLALTLNLQDIPRVKHITKADFLEQYFIPQKPVVIEHFIDDWPAYSKWNLEYMKQVGGDITVPLYDDRPVDFKDGFNEPHAKMKLAEYIDLLKREPTKFRIFLWNALKEIPALQKDFTFPDFGLRLLKGVPMLFFGGENSHTFMHYDIDLANIFHFHFEGKKQCILFDQKQNDFLYKVPHSLISREDIDFNNPDFAKWPALKKAKGYKTELNHGEVLYMPEGYWHYMRYITPGFSMSLRAIARNPKNLGQALYNLFIMRNYDNLMRRIKGQNWIDWKNEQAILRTNKHL from the coding sequence TTGACACCGAATACAAAATTAGCTTTAACCTTGAACTTACAGGATATTCCGCGCGTAAAACACATTACGAAAGCGGATTTTTTAGAACAGTATTTTATTCCACAAAAACCTGTGGTTATCGAACATTTTATCGATGACTGGCCTGCTTATTCTAAGTGGAATTTAGAGTACATGAAGCAAGTTGGCGGCGATATTACCGTACCACTTTACGATGATAGGCCTGTGGATTTCAAGGATGGTTTTAACGAGCCACATGCTAAAATGAAACTTGCCGAGTATATTGATTTACTTAAGCGTGAGCCTACTAAATTTAGAATATTTTTATGGAATGCGTTAAAAGAGATCCCAGCTTTACAGAAGGATTTCACGTTTCCCGATTTTGGTTTACGCCTTTTAAAAGGTGTCCCTATGTTGTTTTTTGGTGGTGAAAACTCGCATACCTTTATGCATTATGATATTGATTTGGCTAATATTTTCCATTTTCATTTCGAGGGTAAAAAGCAATGTATTTTATTCGACCAAAAACAGAATGATTTTTTGTATAAAGTCCCACATTCATTAATTTCTCGCGAGGATATCGACTTTAATAATCCCGATTTCGCCAAATGGCCCGCATTAAAAAAAGCAAAGGGTTATAAAACAGAACTTAACCATGGTGAAGTACTCTATATGCCCGAAGGTTATTGGCACTATATGCGCTACATTACACCTGGTTTCTCTATGAGTTTACGCGCTATTGCTAGAAACCCAAAAAACCTCGGACAAGCCTTATACAACCTCTTTATTATGAGAAATTACGATAACTTAATGCGTAGAATTAAGGGACAAAATTGGATTGATTGGAAAAACGAACAAGCCATACTGCGTACAAATAAGCATTTATGA
- a CDS encoding regulatory protein RecX, translating into MQRSIKSYTLQEATKKLEHYCAYQERCHQEVRQKLISMHMIPEIVDVVTVHLIENNYLNEERFAKAYVRGKFRIKHWGKGRLSFELKKKDISKFNVNQALAEIENEDYIEIFNELAEKKVETIKESNVYKKRKKFVDYFLYRGWESYLVYEKAHELIK; encoded by the coding sequence ATGCAGCGTTCCATAAAATCTTATACTTTACAAGAAGCCACCAAAAAACTGGAGCATTATTGCGCATATCAAGAACGTTGCCATCAAGAGGTTAGGCAAAAGCTAATCTCTATGCACATGATTCCCGAAATTGTAGATGTCGTTACCGTTCATCTTATCGAAAATAATTATCTTAATGAAGAACGATTTGCGAAGGCTTATGTTCGCGGCAAGTTCAGAATTAAGCATTGGGGCAAAGGTCGATTATCTTTTGAACTCAAGAAAAAGGACATTAGTAAATTTAATGTAAATCAGGCACTTGCCGAAATCGAAAATGAGGATTACATCGAGATTTTCAATGAGTTAGCCGAAAAAAAGGTTGAAACCATAAAAGAGAGCAACGTTTATAAGAAACGTAAAAAATTTGTAGACTATTTTCTATATCGCGGTTGGGAGTCTTACTTGGTTTACGAAAAAGCGCACGAATTAATAAAATAA
- a CDS encoding T9SS type A sorting domain-containing protein: MKKFSLIILMLLAYNIGQSQIMISQYIEAASGTTPKGIEIYNVSGSDIVFSPTNNLRVYLGRNGGACSILSGINITSGTLRANEVWVIGTTNLITYANSNGTNLSGTTDYGFDFNGDDSLQLYLGGALQDVFGTCGSDPGSAWTGGGVSTANNNLQIKDGLCSGNLTGWSDPSTRFDEITDGEDMTGFGNAPTSCCLSTSIWNGSTWSTGTPDLTTEAILDANYDTSSNGNIQACSLTVSSNFDLTIANNTFVEVKNDLTVEANANIYVASQGAFVQNDDSSTITNNGYIEVTKITAPTNYWYEYTAWSSPVAGADIDNGLSESKSNRRYKFLSENFLDATAETNNNNATIAGQDDIDDNGDDWLNVNGSTVMETGVGYASMHDPVGFAGPGSAPYEFSYTFEGAFNNGVISVPVHRNDSELNDTNWNFIGNPYPSAIDADLFLLANDGTTSTADLGGAIFLWSHNTPPASTANGNEQLNFSNNDYAIINGSGETAGGDGTLPIVITSTGHRAIPSGQAFFVGYSNSSPTTSVSGAIATGEVIFNNAMRLTDITANSEFFKGTNSKNTSSSTTIADKLWLDLTSDNGVYNQILIAYVNGATNDDDGLVFDADKYPTSGAALYSTIEGSIKKFAIQGKSSESINEDEIINLGFNSFINAETEYTISIDKLQGDFLDNNTVYLKDDLLDISHNLSDSDYSFTSETGEFKERFQIVFKEDTTLSVSDIATNENTLQIIQLDNDQVNFKTGTSETIKSIIIYDLYGRKLYQFEGQNSSETFRLSNINTAVYIAQVQLSNNAVITKKAIKR; the protein is encoded by the coding sequence TTGAAAAAATTCTCTCTTATAATATTAATGCTTTTAGCTTATAATATTGGACAATCACAAATAATGATTAGCCAATATATAGAAGCTGCTTCGGGAACTACTCCAAAAGGTATTGAAATATACAATGTATCAGGCTCAGATATTGTTTTTTCACCTACAAATAACCTACGGGTTTATCTAGGAAGGAATGGAGGAGCTTGTTCAATTTTATCTGGTATAAATATTACTTCGGGAACTTTACGAGCTAATGAAGTATGGGTAATAGGAACAACAAATTTAATTACCTATGCAAATTCGAATGGAACAAATCTATCAGGAACAACAGATTACGGATTTGACTTTAATGGAGACGACTCTTTACAATTATATTTAGGCGGAGCTTTACAAGATGTTTTTGGAACTTGTGGTTCTGACCCTGGTAGTGCTTGGACTGGAGGAGGAGTCTCTACGGCAAATAATAATTTACAAATTAAAGATGGTTTATGCTCGGGTAACCTTACCGGTTGGTCAGATCCAAGCACCCGGTTTGATGAAATAACCGACGGTGAAGATATGACAGGTTTTGGAAATGCTCCTACTTCTTGTTGCTTATCAACTTCAATCTGGAACGGATCAACATGGAGTACAGGCACACCAGATTTAACAACAGAAGCGATTCTTGATGCCAACTACGATACTAGTAGTAATGGAAACATTCAAGCTTGTAGTTTAACCGTTAGCTCAAACTTCGATTTAACCATTGCAAACAACACCTTTGTTGAAGTAAAAAACGACCTAACTGTAGAAGCAAATGCAAACATTTATGTGGCATCTCAAGGCGCATTTGTACAAAATGACGACTCAAGCACCATTACTAACAATGGTTATATTGAAGTTACAAAAATTACCGCCCCAACAAACTATTGGTACGAATACACCGCCTGGAGTTCTCCTGTAGCAGGAGCAGATATTGATAATGGTTTATCTGAATCTAAATCGAACAGACGCTATAAATTTCTTAGCGAAAATTTTCTAGATGCTACGGCAGAAACTAACAACAACAACGCAACTATTGCCGGACAAGATGATATTGATGATAATGGTGACGATTGGCTTAATGTAAACGGCTCGACAGTTATGGAAACAGGTGTTGGTTACGCATCTATGCACGACCCTGTAGGCTTTGCTGGCCCTGGTAGTGCTCCATATGAATTTAGCTACACTTTTGAAGGCGCCTTTAATAACGGTGTTATATCTGTACCTGTTCATAGAAATGATTCTGAACTTAACGACACAAACTGGAATTTTATTGGAAACCCTTATCCTTCTGCTATTGATGCCGATTTGTTTTTATTGGCCAACGATGGCACTACTAGCACAGCTGATTTAGGTGGAGCCATATTTTTATGGTCTCACAACACACCGCCTGCCTCTACTGCTAACGGTAACGAACAACTCAATTTTTCAAATAATGATTATGCTATTATAAATGGCTCTGGCGAAACTGCTGGAGGCGATGGAACTTTACCAATTGTAATAACATCAACAGGACATAGAGCAATTCCGTCGGGTCAAGCCTTTTTTGTAGGCTATTCAAACTCATCTCCAACAACATCTGTTTCTGGAGCTATTGCAACGGGCGAAGTTATTTTTAACAATGCAATGCGATTAACTGATATAACGGCAAATAGCGAATTTTTTAAAGGCACTAATTCTAAAAACACATCTAGCAGTACAACTATTGCAGATAAATTATGGCTTGATTTAACATCTGATAATGGTGTTTACAATCAAATTTTAATAGCTTATGTAAATGGCGCAACTAATGACGATGATGGTTTAGTCTTTGATGCTGATAAATACCCAACTAGCGGTGCTGCACTTTACTCTACCATAGAAGGCTCTATTAAAAAATTCGCCATTCAAGGGAAGTCTTCAGAAAGTATAAATGAAGATGAGATTATCAATTTAGGTTTCAACTCATTTATCAATGCAGAAACAGAATACACAATATCTATAGACAAACTACAGGGTGATTTTCTTGACAATAACACGGTCTATTTAAAAGATGATTTGCTTGACATCTCACATAACTTATCGGATAGCGATTATAGTTTCACATCGGAAACAGGAGAGTTTAAAGAACGTTTTCAAATTGTTTTTAAAGAGGACACTACGCTTTCGGTAAGCGATATAGCTACTAACGAAAATACGTTACAAATTATTCAATTAGATAACGACCAAGTAAACTTTAAAACAGGAACTAGCGAAACTATTAAATCGATTATTATTTACGATTTATACGGTAGAAAACTATACCAATTTGAAGGACAAAACAGCTCTGAAACGTTTAGGCTTTCAAACATAAATACTGCAGTTTACATTGCTCAAGTTCAACTTTCTAACAATGCTGTAATCACAAAGAAAGCAATAAAAAGATAA
- the hppD gene encoding 4-hydroxyphenylpyruvate dioxygenase produces MSKDIKPVNYGLEKIFEGAQDFLPLLGTDYVEFYVGNAKQSAHFYKTAFGFQSYAYKGLETGSKNSVSYVLTQDKIKLVLTTPLNSKSKINDHIVKHGDGVKVVALWVEDARKAYAETTSRGAKSYMEPTVETDEHGEVVRAGIYTYGETVHMFVERKNYKGAFLPGFVEWKSDYNPEPAGLKYIDHMVGNVGWNQMNVWVKFYEDVMGFVNFLSFDDKQIHTEYSALMSKVMSNGNGRIKFPINEPAEGKKRSQIEEYLDFYEGAGVQHIAVATDDIIKTVSQLKSKGVEFLSTPPEEYYRAVPGRLEEYSHELREDIEALKKLGIMIDADEEGYLLQIFTKPVEDRPTLFFEIIQRMGAKGFGAGNFKALFESIEREQAKRGTL; encoded by the coding sequence ATGAGTAAAGATATAAAACCAGTGAATTACGGATTAGAAAAAATATTTGAAGGCGCACAAGATTTCCTACCGCTTTTAGGAACCGATTATGTAGAATTCTACGTTGGAAATGCAAAACAATCGGCCCATTTTTATAAAACCGCTTTTGGTTTTCAGTCTTACGCCTATAAAGGCTTAGAGACTGGCTCTAAAAATTCTGTGAGTTATGTACTTACACAAGATAAAATTAAACTTGTTTTAACCACGCCTTTAAATAGTAAGTCGAAAATAAACGACCATATTGTAAAACATGGCGATGGCGTAAAAGTAGTTGCCCTTTGGGTGGAAGATGCTCGAAAAGCTTACGCTGAAACTACAAGCCGTGGTGCAAAATCGTATATGGAACCTACCGTAGAAACCGACGAACATGGAGAAGTGGTTCGTGCTGGTATTTACACCTACGGAGAAACTGTGCACATGTTTGTAGAACGCAAAAACTATAAGGGTGCATTTTTACCTGGATTCGTGGAGTGGAAATCGGATTATAATCCAGAACCTGCAGGTTTAAAATACATAGACCATATGGTTGGCAATGTGGGTTGGAATCAAATGAATGTTTGGGTTAAGTTTTACGAAGATGTTATGGGCTTTGTCAATTTTTTATCTTTTGATGATAAGCAAATCCATACCGAATATTCGGCCTTAATGAGTAAAGTGATGAGTAATGGTAACGGACGCATAAAATTCCCGATAAATGAACCTGCGGAAGGAAAAAAACGTTCGCAAATTGAGGAATATTTAGATTTTTACGAAGGTGCTGGTGTGCAACACATTGCAGTTGCAACAGATGATATTATAAAAACGGTGAGCCAATTAAAATCTAAAGGTGTTGAGTTTTTATCTACACCACCCGAGGAGTATTACAGAGCCGTACCTGGAAGATTAGAAGAGTACAGCCACGAACTGCGCGAAGATATTGAAGCGCTTAAAAAATTAGGCATTATGATTGATGCTGATGAGGAAGGTTATTTACTTCAGATTTTCACGAAACCTGTAGAAGATAGACCTACTTTATTTTTCGAAATTATACAGCGTATGGGTGCTAAAGGTTTTGGTGCGGGTAATTTTAAAGCGCTTTTTGAATCTATTGAGCGTGAACAAGCTAAACGAGGAACGCTTTAA
- a CDS encoding DUF6646 family protein: MNKNLIVLALVILSVSFAHSQAFTGKGDNKFQVGANLQDNGTGLNLSYDYGIGENISIGLSGTYVLGVNNDIDADFGDRADLKARFNANLGNVINVDDNFDIYPGLSLGLHNFGGHLGARYFFSDGFGVYTEFNTPLAKYDTGKLTAAESLNNQFTVNLGMVFNI, from the coding sequence ATGAATAAAAATTTAATAGTATTAGCATTAGTTATACTTAGCGTATCGTTTGCGCATTCGCAAGCATTTACAGGTAAGGGAGATAATAAATTTCAAGTTGGTGCTAACTTGCAAGATAATGGAACAGGACTTAACTTAAGTTACGATTATGGTATTGGCGAAAATATTTCTATAGGCCTATCGGGAACTTACGTATTAGGTGTTAATAATGATATTGATGCCGATTTTGGTGATCGTGCAGATCTTAAAGCACGTTTTAATGCAAATCTTGGAAACGTAATTAATGTTGACGATAATTTTGATATTTACCCTGGTTTAAGTCTTGGATTACACAATTTTGGTGGACACTTGGGAGCACGTTACTTTTTTTCTGATGGGTTTGGTGTTTACACAGAATTTAATACGCCTTTAGCAAAATATGATACTGGAAAATTAACAGCTGCGGAATCTTTAAACAACCAATTTACGGTTAATTTAGGTATGGTATTTAACATATAA